A single region of the Ignavibacteria bacterium genome encodes:
- the upp gene encoding uracil phosphoribosyltransferase: protein MDNFTVVSNNLVVRDLTYLRDKDTPQRDFRNALDRIAYSLCIAISPKIKMREVEVETPLETTKGKKIATQIVLVPILRAGLSMANAFLQLLPQAKMGHIGLKRNEETLEPIEYYYKTPKNLEHSLVIILDPMLATGGSVSAAINILKDGGANNIILASIIAAPEGVKRLLNDHPDVAIYTASLDKGLNEKGYIVPGLGDAGDRVFGTL from the coding sequence ATGGATAATTTTACTGTTGTCAGCAATAATCTGGTGGTGAGAGATCTCACCTATCTTCGTGACAAAGATACACCCCAGCGCGATTTTCGAAATGCCCTCGACCGCATAGCCTACTCGCTTTGCATCGCTATCAGTCCAAAAATTAAGATGAGAGAAGTGGAAGTCGAAACTCCACTTGAAACCACCAAAGGGAAGAAAATAGCCACACAGATTGTACTGGTACCCATTTTAAGAGCCGGACTCAGTATGGCGAATGCCTTCCTGCAGCTCCTGCCGCAGGCAAAGATGGGACACATCGGCTTAAAAAGAAACGAGGAAACCCTCGAACCTATCGAATATTACTACAAAACCCCCAAGAATCTTGAACACTCACTTGTAATCATCCTTGATCCGATGCTCGCCACAGGCGGAAGTGTATCCGCTGCGATCAACATTCTGAAGGACGGCGGAGCAAATAATATTATCCTCGCTTCCATCATAGCAGCTCCCGAGGGTGTAAAAAGACTCCTGAACGATCACCCCGATGTAGCAATCTATACCGCCTCACTCGACAAAGGTCTGAACGAAAAAGGATATATCGTCCCCGGTCTTGGTGATGCCGGCGACAGGGTGTTTGGAACGCTGTAG
- a CDS encoding EVE domain-containing protein has translation MNYWLVKSEPDVFSIDDLANSPLQTTCWDGVRNYQARNFLRDSMKNGDKVLFYHSSTDPMGVAGWCEVVREGYPDTSAFDPNSNYFDPDSTPEKPVWIMVDIKLVEKFPRLVTLQEIKENPSLKDILLIKRGNRLSVFPVKEEEFNEIMKMSKN, from the coding sequence ATGAACTACTGGCTCGTGAAATCGGAACCTGATGTTTTCTCCATCGATGATCTTGCAAATTCACCTCTCCAAACAACCTGCTGGGACGGGGTTCGAAACTATCAGGCAAGAAACTTTCTCCGTGACTCGATGAAAAATGGTGACAAGGTCCTTTTCTACCACAGCAGCACAGACCCGATGGGAGTGGCCGGATGGTGTGAAGTGGTTCGGGAAGGATATCCCGACACTTCAGCTTTCGACCCAAACTCAAATTACTTTGACCCCGATTCAACGCCTGAAAAACCGGTCTGGATAATGGTGGACATTAAACTGGTGGAGAAATTTCCACGACTTGTTACACTTCAGGAGATAAAGGAAAATCCCTCTTTGAAAGACATTCTGTTGATCAAGCGAGGGAACAGGTTGTCAGTCTTCCCCGTAAAAGAGGAAGAGTTTAATGAAATAATGAAAATGAGCAAGAATTAA
- a CDS encoding DUF1579 family protein: MKYLKLLFLSMLLASTAFSQSNKWTTLEELTLVLKEHEKLSLFEGEWDVQIEFFFDTEGEKSLKGTGECRNQIVLGGRFLESRSQNIAFGMSITSIAYLGYDVRLQKYTLYSMDELGNFAINAYGDFKKDEQKFIFEGSSMDYVTREDQMFRIIYDFEGDSLIKYEVDFLLPNGSYKSYINAEFRRKQ, from the coding sequence ATGAAATACCTGAAATTACTTTTCCTCTCAATGTTGCTTGCTTCGACGGCATTTTCACAATCCAACAAATGGACAACTCTTGAAGAACTGACTCTTGTCCTGAAGGAACATGAAAAACTCTCTCTTTTTGAAGGTGAGTGGGATGTCCAGATTGAATTTTTCTTCGACACAGAGGGAGAGAAATCACTTAAAGGGACAGGCGAATGTAGAAATCAGATTGTCCTCGGTGGCAGATTCCTCGAATCCCGTTCGCAAAACATCGCTTTTGGAATGTCAATAACTTCTATCGCCTATCTTGGGTACGATGTACGGCTACAGAAATACACCCTCTACTCGATGGACGAACTCGGAAATTTCGCTATCAACGCGTATGGTGATTTCAAAAAAGATGAGCAAAAATTTATCTTTGAGGGGAGCAGCATGGATTATGTAACCCGTGAAGATCAGATGTTCCGAATAATCTACGACTTTGAAGGTGATTCGCTTATCAAGTATGAAGTTGATTTTTTACTCCCCAATGGCTCGTATAAATCTTATATTAATGCCGAATTCAGGAGAAAACAATGA
- a CDS encoding T9SS type A sorting domain-containing protein, which produces MRSYRLLFLFVFLFSVANAQWVEQTSGVTGALYSVSAPTDQVCWIGGAAGTVLRTVDGGTTWANVGGAGIANQDVYAVFAIDASICYITTSPSTGTYIYKTTNGGTTWVTQLTQTGGFGDGIWFSDANTGIFYGDPVGGRWTIFRTTNGGTVWDSTGMYVPSEGFAGWNNGLFMSGTNVWFGTNGTKIWYSTNFGGNWTAQPTTGQVNSYTVWFNSPTVGLTGGTNFMATTNSGTTWSALTVPGTGNISGITGEGSNWWVTRQATSIYASTNNGAAWTTAYTATAGSYYHISKARTGTAVWGVRSNGGITKGYGAAVPVELSSFTASSSNGSVVLDWSTATETNNKGFEIERKAAGTEYSSVAFVAGNGTSTNVHNYNFTDANLQAGKYTYRLKQIDLDGTSSYSKEVEVDVAQVNSFALDQNYPNPFNPTTSISYRIPEASNVVIKVYDVMGTEVATLVNGKQEAGNHSIAFDAAKLSSGSYIYTIKAGNFTTSKKMILMK; this is translated from the coding sequence ATGAGATCCTATCGACTTCTTTTCCTCTTCGTTTTTCTTTTTTCCGTGGCAAATGCTCAATGGGTTGAACAAACCTCAGGCGTTACAGGCGCACTTTATTCCGTCTCAGCACCAACAGATCAGGTTTGCTGGATTGGTGGAGCTGCCGGAACAGTACTCCGTACTGTTGACGGTGGAACCACCTGGGCTAATGTCGGCGGAGCCGGTATAGCAAATCAGGATGTTTATGCAGTTTTTGCCATAGATGCAAGTATTTGCTACATCACCACTTCACCTTCTACAGGCACCTATATCTACAAAACAACCAACGGCGGAACAACATGGGTTACCCAGTTGACCCAAACCGGTGGTTTTGGTGATGGTATATGGTTCTCTGACGCTAATACAGGAATTTTCTATGGCGACCCTGTCGGTGGCAGATGGACGATTTTCCGTACCACCAACGGCGGAACAGTATGGGATTCAACCGGTATGTATGTTCCTTCAGAAGGTTTTGCCGGATGGAACAACGGTCTTTTTATGTCAGGTACCAATGTATGGTTCGGTACAAACGGAACCAAAATATGGTACTCTACCAATTTTGGAGGCAACTGGACAGCTCAGCCTACCACAGGTCAGGTTAACTCTTATACAGTATGGTTCAATTCACCAACTGTCGGTCTTACAGGCGGTACCAACTTCATGGCAACCACCAACAGTGGCACTACATGGTCCGCTCTTACTGTTCCCGGAACAGGTAATATCAGCGGAATAACTGGAGAAGGAAGCAACTGGTGGGTTACAAGACAGGCAACTTCCATCTATGCATCCACCAACAATGGTGCAGCATGGACCACGGCTTACACAGCAACTGCCGGAAGCTACTACCACATCAGCAAAGCCCGCACAGGTACAGCAGTTTGGGGTGTTAGAAGCAACGGTGGAATTACAAAAGGTTACGGAGCCGCTGTTCCTGTCGAACTCTCTTCATTTACTGCTTCCTCAAGCAATGGTTCAGTCGTCCTCGACTGGAGCACTGCTACCGAAACAAACAACAAAGGTTTTGAAATCGAAAGAAAAGCTGCCGGTACTGAATATTCATCAGTTGCTTTTGTAGCAGGAAACGGTACTTCAACCAATGTCCACAACTACAATTTCACGGATGCAAATCTTCAGGCAGGAAAATATACCTATCGCCTGAAACAAATCGATCTCGATGGAACATCTTCCTACTCAAAAGAAGTGGAAGTTGATGTCGCACAGGTGAATTCATTTGCTCTCGATCAGAACTACCCAAACCCGTTCAATCCGACAACTTCGATTTCTTACAGAATTCCTGAAGCTTCCAATGTTGTTATAAAGGTTTACGATGTTATGGGTACCGAAGTTGCCACCCTTGTAAATGGAAAACAGGAAGCCGGCAATCATTCGATAGCTTTCGATGCTGCCAAACTTTCCAGTGGATCATACATCTACACCATTAAAGCAGGAAACTTCACCACATCCAAAAAAATGATCTTAATGAAATAA
- a CDS encoding glycoside hydrolase family 13 protein: MTKKAEFVPDWAKDAVWYQIFPERFRNGDKKNDPTLQDIDGAYPHDVTSPWKISPWGSDWYELQPWEKENGKDIWFNLQRRRYGGDLQGVLEKLGYLKDLGINAIYFNPLFMAPSLHKYDGATFHHIDPTFGPDPEGDKKLIASEVFNDPSTWKWTSADRLALLVIQKAHELGIKVIFDGVFNHMGLKSPAFMDIVKNQKDSPYKNWFAIKSFADPEKGTKFEYDGWFNVKELPEINEDENGIVAEPKKYIFDITKRWMDPNGDGNVSDGIDGWRLDVAFCVKHPFWKDWRKLVKSINSEAYLTAEVIDSIKVIKPYLEGDEFDAVMNYNFGFTCADWIMAEKTRISTSEFDKKLEKLRKAFPGGVEYVQQNLFGSHDANRIASHAMNADLGRYSDWGKWYGISFGGNSKYFTGKPSPEAFKKQMLFAILQMTYVGAPMVYYGDEVGMWGANDPDCRKPMLWDDIEYQPEVYNPDGTKRATPDEVSINHDLLKHYKKLIAIRNAHASLRRGSYKTIKADDETGVFGFERKFENEEVMVFLNNSTEKRSFPVLKGGKYLDILNGKEVSFSASYNLLEIPPMWGVILVKK, translated from the coding sequence ATGACAAAGAAAGCAGAATTTGTGCCTGACTGGGCAAAAGATGCCGTCTGGTATCAGATTTTCCCCGAAAGATTTAGAAACGGTGACAAGAAAAACGACCCGACACTTCAGGATATAGACGGGGCCTATCCGCATGATGTAACTTCACCCTGGAAAATAAGTCCATGGGGATCCGACTGGTATGAATTGCAACCCTGGGAAAAGGAAAACGGGAAGGATATCTGGTTCAATCTGCAAAGAAGAAGATACGGTGGTGACTTGCAGGGAGTTCTCGAAAAACTCGGTTATCTGAAAGACCTGGGAATAAATGCCATCTATTTTAATCCTTTATTTATGGCTCCTTCACTTCATAAATATGACGGGGCAACATTTCATCATATAGACCCGACATTCGGACCTGACCCCGAAGGAGACAAAAAACTGATCGCCTCGGAAGTCTTCAATGACCCCTCAACATGGAAATGGACATCGGCGGACAGACTCGCATTGCTCGTAATTCAAAAGGCTCACGAACTCGGAATAAAGGTGATTTTCGATGGAGTTTTCAATCATATGGGGTTGAAATCCCCGGCTTTCATGGATATTGTCAAAAATCAAAAAGACTCTCCATACAAAAACTGGTTTGCAATAAAATCTTTCGCTGATCCTGAAAAAGGGACAAAATTCGAATATGACGGCTGGTTCAATGTAAAGGAACTCCCCGAAATAAATGAGGATGAGAACGGAATTGTAGCCGAACCGAAAAAATATATCTTTGATATCACAAAAAGATGGATGGACCCCAACGGTGACGGCAATGTCTCCGACGGTATTGACGGATGGCGGCTCGATGTGGCTTTTTGCGTTAAACATCCTTTCTGGAAAGACTGGAGAAAACTGGTCAAATCGATAAACAGTGAAGCCTACCTGACAGCGGAAGTGATCGACTCAATCAAGGTGATCAAACCTTATCTCGAAGGGGATGAATTTGATGCTGTGATGAACTATAACTTCGGTTTCACTTGTGCTGACTGGATTATGGCAGAAAAGACCAGAATATCAACCTCCGAATTTGACAAAAAACTTGAAAAATTGAGGAAAGCATTCCCCGGCGGAGTTGAGTATGTGCAGCAAAATCTGTTCGGCAGTCACGACGCCAACCGGATTGCTTCGCATGCAATGAATGCCGATCTCGGACGATACAGCGACTGGGGTAAATGGTACGGTATTTCGTTCGGCGGTAATTCAAAATATTTTACCGGAAAACCTTCCCCTGAAGCCTTTAAAAAACAGATGCTTTTTGCCATTTTGCAGATGACTTATGTGGGTGCACCGATGGTTTACTATGGTGATGAGGTCGGGATGTGGGGCGCCAATGATCCTGATTGCAGGAAGCCGATGCTTTGGGACGATATCGAATATCAGCCCGAAGTTTACAATCCTGACGGAACCAAAAGAGCAACACCGGATGAAGTCAGTATAAACCATGATCTTTTGAAGCACTATAAAAAACTTATTGCGATAAGAAATGCCCACGCATCCCTCAGAAGAGGCAGCTACAAAACCATAAAAGCTGATGACGAGACGGGTGTTTTTGGGTTCGAGAGGAAATTTGAAAACGAGGAAGTGATGGTCTTCCTGAACAATTCGACAGAAAAAAGATCATTCCCCGTATTAAAAGGCGGGAAATACCTCGATATTCTCAACGGTAAGGAGGTTTCGTTTTCGGCTTCCTATAATCTGCTCGAGATTCCACCGATGTGGGGTGTCATTCTGGTTAAAAAATAA
- a CDS encoding serine/threonine-protein phosphatase, protein MAKIFSNLYKLYTSDLKDGDVQRLIRSEAPEVYQFYLESAKKRNYAKMNKEQKTFALIKDIVYAFLSKLSPVRRIAFSLAFVIFFYAYLANLWFWAVLSFFTIVALLAFEVAEKLTAANELDIAKGIQEELIMKEPPQYEKLQVASYSKPAKTVGGDFLNWFHLNHEKKRHLYLLGDISGKGMLAALYMVRVHSLLMYLTKEEENSRNILVELNKVLNAIFKPGLFFTAAGVEVENENELKLFRAGHMPFVHYDAEKKEVLHIKPDGIGIGMRDKGIFEKSLKEHSLTLKQGDILLVYSDGLNEAVNEHGHEYGTQRIEKNIIKYADKSAEEFLQMFVRSVNNFTYNVPMRDDITILVMKAEKMKAE, encoded by the coding sequence TTGGCAAAAATATTCTCAAATCTCTACAAACTTTACACAAGCGACCTTAAAGACGGTGATGTCCAGCGACTGATACGGTCGGAGGCGCCCGAAGTATACCAGTTCTATCTGGAGAGTGCAAAAAAGCGAAACTACGCCAAGATGAATAAGGAGCAGAAGACTTTTGCTCTCATTAAGGATATAGTTTACGCTTTTCTGAGCAAACTCTCACCTGTGAGAAGAATTGCATTCTCTCTCGCTTTTGTCATTTTCTTCTATGCATACCTTGCAAATCTGTGGTTTTGGGCAGTTCTCTCATTTTTTACAATCGTTGCACTCCTTGCCTTCGAGGTGGCTGAAAAACTTACGGCCGCCAACGAACTCGACATAGCGAAAGGTATTCAGGAAGAGCTGATAATGAAAGAACCGCCCCAGTATGAAAAGCTTCAGGTGGCGTCTTATTCAAAACCTGCAAAGACTGTCGGAGGAGACTTTCTTAACTGGTTCCACCTTAACCATGAGAAAAAAAGGCACCTTTATCTTCTCGGCGACATTTCGGGCAAAGGGATGCTGGCGGCGCTCTACATGGTTCGGGTTCACTCACTATTGATGTATCTGACAAAGGAAGAGGAGAACTCACGCAACATCCTTGTGGAATTGAACAAGGTTTTGAATGCCATTTTTAAGCCGGGGCTCTTTTTTACTGCCGCCGGAGTTGAAGTGGAAAATGAAAATGAGTTGAAGCTGTTTAGAGCAGGGCATATGCCGTTTGTTCATTACGATGCCGAAAAAAAGGAAGTTTTGCATATTAAACCCGACGGCATTGGGATTGGAATGAGGGACAAAGGAATCTTTGAAAAATCACTTAAAGAGCATTCGCTCACTCTGAAACAGGGTGATATCCTCCTGGTTTATTCCGATGGACTCAACGAAGCCGTCAATGAGCACGGACACGAATACGGCACACAAAGAATCGAAAAAAACATCATCAAATACGCAGATAAATCTGCTGAAGAATTCCTCCAAATGTTCGTCCGCTCGGTCAACAATTTCACCTACAATGTGCCGATGAGAGACGACATCACGATTTTGGTTATGAAGGCTGAAAAGATGAAGGCTGAATGA
- a CDS encoding 2-oxoisovalerate dehydrogenase, with translation MEYEITFIVKESPDGGYEAKCVGHSIFTEGESMEEIKSSIKEAVHCHFEDEQMPKMIRVLFQKEEVIAA, from the coding sequence ATGGAGTACGAGATTACTTTCATTGTTAAAGAGTCGCCGGATGGCGGGTATGAAGCAAAGTGCGTCGGGCACTCGATATTTACTGAAGGAGAGTCCATGGAAGAGATCAAAAGTTCAATAAAAGAGGCAGTCCATTGTCACTTTGAAGATGAACAGATGCCGAAAATGATTAGAGTTCTGTTCCAAAAAGAAGAGGTTATAGCAGCTTGA
- a CDS encoding T9SS type A sorting domain-containing protein, giving the protein MKNLFSFFVAISLMAISTAAQGVTKHSLPDMPFPRMNGQTVATSNGLYLTIGGHSSGFTRMNTVTSVAHNDSAWANFTLTDYRDATGIVHLSDSTCLLIGGMSSDLGVGQLNTTERVYPNQLRSVAGPTLRHARTMANGVQLADGRVLLAGCWYSDVAAAVGEVIDLQTNQVTFTGNLNQPRAYPTFVPTSDGGAIMFGGWGVYGGLFSGAVEEYNPVTNTFTKIRDNLFADDPDYRVVTDFGEDMQHKKLSNGKYVFLARKFQNGEGWRIFTVDPVTKQFEVIVQSLPISETGTGFTYLYLSPIIDTRVNDLVMIPQLWTDTQGKNHLSIPFFFHPFTSTIVFPVSDVILDHWPYYSSRSLYITEQQQYSGIIFMGGNLTSNFDAVPNAFIAQLWTHAGVDDGSGAIEGFTLEQNYPNPFNPSTVIKFSLPNQGNAKLTLYDVTGKEIAVIAEGMFESGNHSVNFDATGLTSGVYFYTLSSNGNSITKKMTVIK; this is encoded by the coding sequence ATGAAGAATCTTTTCTCATTTTTTGTTGCCATCTCACTTATGGCTATATCAACCGCTGCACAAGGGGTTACAAAACATTCTCTCCCCGACATGCCATTCCCCCGTATGAACGGCCAGACCGTAGCTACATCAAACGGACTTTATCTCACTATCGGTGGTCACTCCTCGGGTTTTACAAGGATGAACACAGTAACTTCGGTTGCACACAACGACTCTGCATGGGCTAACTTCACTCTCACAGATTACAGGGATGCGACCGGAATAGTTCATCTCAGCGACTCCACCTGCCTCCTGATCGGTGGCATGTCATCCGACCTTGGGGTGGGTCAGCTTAACACAACCGAAAGGGTTTACCCAAATCAGTTGCGAAGTGTAGCCGGACCGACACTTCGTCATGCCCGCACAATGGCCAACGGAGTTCAACTCGCTGACGGAAGAGTGCTTCTTGCCGGTTGCTGGTACAGCGATGTTGCGGCAGCAGTTGGTGAGGTTATAGATCTGCAAACAAATCAGGTTACTTTTACAGGTAATCTAAATCAACCACGGGCTTACCCTACTTTTGTACCAACTTCAGATGGTGGTGCGATCATGTTTGGCGGATGGGGCGTCTATGGCGGTTTGTTTTCCGGGGCAGTAGAGGAATACAACCCTGTAACCAACACTTTTACAAAAATCAGAGATAACCTCTTCGCAGATGACCCCGATTACAGGGTTGTGACCGATTTTGGCGAAGACATGCAACACAAAAAACTCTCGAACGGTAAATATGTATTTCTTGCCAGAAAATTTCAGAATGGTGAAGGCTGGAGAATTTTTACTGTTGATCCGGTTACAAAACAATTCGAAGTAATCGTCCAATCACTTCCAATAAGCGAGACAGGCACGGGCTTTACATATCTGTATCTTTCTCCAATTATTGATACCCGGGTAAATGATCTGGTGATGATACCGCAATTATGGACTGATACCCAAGGGAAGAATCATTTAAGTATACCATTTTTCTTCCATCCGTTTACATCAACCATTGTGTTCCCTGTTTCAGATGTAATACTCGATCACTGGCCTTATTACTCCTCCAGGTCTTTGTACATCACCGAACAGCAGCAATATTCCGGAATTATTTTTATGGGTGGAAACCTGACGAGCAACTTTGATGCTGTACCGAACGCATTTATTGCCCAGTTGTGGACACATGCAGGAGTTGATGACGGTTCAGGGGCAATCGAAGGTTTCACACTTGAGCAGAATTATCCCAATCCGTTCAATCCTTCAACTGTTATAAAGTTTTCTCTCCCGAATCAGGGAAATGCAAAACTCACTCTTTATGATGTAACAGGAAAAGAAATTGCGGTTATTGCGGAAGGCATGTTTGAATCAGGAAACCACTCAGTGAATTTTGATGCCACCGGACTGACAAGCGGAGTATATTTCTATACCCTTTCATCAAATGGAAACTCAATCACAAAAAAGATGACGGTGATTAAGTAA